The proteins below are encoded in one region of Apostichopus japonicus isolate 1M-3 chromosome 22, ASM3797524v1, whole genome shotgun sequence:
- the LOC139963506 gene encoding probable enoyl-CoA hydratase echA8, translated as MTSMRILTILNRQLHYTGASKHLQGLHRAAADVTKVRTYNCHSNEDAPSYETLLYHVKDKVAYITLNRPEHLNAINSQMPGEIQSAVKRANVDDNVKVIILGGSGRAFCAGYDLKMSAENERGEINIGNQKMPWDPLEDFRALDYCTKAFMSLWHSYKPTIAKVHGYGIAGGSDIALCADMVIMAENAKIGYPPARVWGCPTTAMWTFRVGPEKAKRMMLTGDLITGKEAAEMGLVLEAVPEDKLDETVQKLADRIKTVPANQLFFQKQVINQVAEQMGLFQAQRLATLLDGMTRHSPEGVAFQKYAMEHGFKKAVKLRDSGEMDWTEEADKHGRE; from the exons ATGACTTCCATGCGAATTTTGACCATCCTG AACCGGCAGTTGCATTACACAGGTGCGTCCAAGCATCTACAAGGTCTGCATCGAGCAGCAGCAGATGTCACCAAAGTAAGAACATACAATTGTCACAGCAACGAGGATGCACCATCATATGAGACTCTGCTATATCATGTGAAAGATAAAGTAGCTTACATTACACTTAACAGACCAGAGCACCTGAATG CGATTAATTCACAAATGCCAGGAGAGATTCAGTCAGCTGTCAAGAGAGCTAATGTTGATGATAACGTCAAAGTTATTATTCTGGGAGGAAGTGGGAGAGCATTCTGCGCTGGCTATGACTTGAAAATGTCCGCAGAAAATGAACGTGGAGAGATTAATATTG GTAATCAGAAGATGCCTTGGGATCCACTTGAAGACTTTAGAGCTCTTGATTATTGCACGAAAGCATTTATGTCCTTGTGGCACAGCTACAAGCCCACTATCGCCAAGGTCCATGGTTACGGCATTGCTGGAGGCAGCGACATCGCTCTGTGTGCAGATATGGTCATAATGGCGGAAAATGCTAAAATAGGTTACCCACCAGCAAG GGTCTGGGGTTGTCCAACCACAGCTATGTGGACTTTTAGAGTGGGCCCAGAGAAAGCCAAGAGAATGATGTTAACTGGAGACCTAATTACAGGGAAAGAGGCAGCAGAAATGGGGCTTGTATTAGAG GCAGTTCCAGAAGACAAACTTGATGAGACCGTCCAGAAGTTAGCCGATCGAATAAAAACTGTTCCAGCTAACCAACTCTTTTTTCAGAAACAAGTAATAAATCAA GTTGCAGAACAGATGGGTTTGTTCCAAGCTCAAAGGCTTGCAACTTTATTAGATGGTATGACGAGACATTCACCAGAGGGTGTCGCCTTCCAAAAATATGCCATGGAACATGGCTTCAAGAAAGCTGTCAAACTCAGGGACTCTGGG GAAATGGACTGGACAGAAGAAGCAGATAAGCATGGCCGCGAATGA